Proteins encoded by one window of Pseudomonas sp. LS44:
- a CDS encoding alginate export family protein has translation MKRHQWIRASLTLPLLCSAPVWAAAPSADKPYGLDIKITAQSEDDRDLGTRDGGDVNGIGIDLRPWAYFQSGNWSAYGMAQAVSATDIIETDTLQNDDLGTEDSANDSREPDKSYLALREFWIGYSGLTAYPGEELRLGRQRLRNDDSLWRDTNIEALNWTFDTTLLRAHAGVAQRFSDYRTDIDDLAPDDEDRLHVYGDIATQWMPGHWAGLNLHHSRDDGDLASPGEPVDDLDKDTTGDLTWVGLQANSDAFNPRNEQQLNYWGSLIWLTGDRDQLLTGTAPTGQRIALGKESGDVNAWGTDLGLRWSFDQNWQAGVAYARGSGGGDDGKENFQQTGLESNRSSYTGTRSRVHRFGEAFRGELSNLQTATLFGSWQLRDEYDASLVFHQFWRVDGDQDVGSNGINAALASNDKDIGQEVDLVLTKYFKEGLLPASMSQAIDEPSALLRFRGGMFFSGDAYGSGVDSKMHRAFVDAIWRF, from the coding sequence ATGAAACGACACCAATGGATTCGCGCTAGTTTGACTCTTCCCCTGCTGTGCAGCGCCCCGGTCTGGGCCGCCGCACCTTCGGCTGACAAGCCGTACGGTCTGGACATCAAAATCACCGCTCAATCCGAGGACGACCGCGACCTCGGCACGCGCGATGGTGGCGACGTCAACGGCATCGGTATCGATCTGCGTCCGTGGGCCTACTTTCAGAGCGGCAACTGGAGCGCCTATGGCATGGCCCAAGCGGTCAGCGCCACCGACATCATCGAAACCGACACCCTGCAGAACGATGATCTGGGCACCGAGGACAGCGCCAACGACAGCCGCGAGCCGGACAAGAGTTACCTGGCCCTGCGCGAATTCTGGATCGGTTACTCCGGCCTCACCGCCTACCCGGGCGAAGAACTGCGTCTGGGCCGGCAACGCCTGCGCAATGACGACAGCCTGTGGCGCGACACCAATATCGAGGCCCTGAACTGGACCTTCGATACCACCCTGCTGCGCGCCCATGCCGGGGTCGCCCAACGCTTCAGTGACTACCGCACCGATATCGACGATCTGGCTCCCGACGATGAGGATCGCCTGCATGTCTACGGCGATATCGCCACGCAATGGATGCCGGGCCACTGGGCGGGCCTCAACCTTCATCACAGCCGCGACGACGGCGACCTGGCGAGCCCCGGCGAACCCGTCGACGACCTGGACAAAGACACTACCGGCGACCTCACCTGGGTCGGCCTGCAAGCCAACAGCGACGCCTTCAACCCGCGCAACGAACAGCAACTCAATTACTGGGGCAGCCTGATCTGGCTGACCGGTGACCGCGACCAGCTGCTCACCGGCACCGCGCCCACCGGCCAACGCATCGCACTTGGCAAAGAGAGCGGCGACGTCAATGCCTGGGGTACCGACCTCGGTCTGCGTTGGAGCTTCGACCAGAACTGGCAAGCCGGCGTGGCCTATGCACGCGGTAGCGGCGGTGGCGATGACGGCAAGGAAAACTTCCAGCAGACCGGCCTGGAGAGCAATCGCTCCAGCTACACCGGCACTCGCTCGCGCGTGCACCGCTTCGGCGAGGCGTTCCGCGGCGAGCTGAGCAATCTGCAAACGGCGACCCTGTTCGGCTCCTGGCAACTGCGCGACGAGTACGACGCCAGCCTGGTATTTCACCAGTTCTGGCGCGTCGATGGCGACCAGGACGTGGGCAGCAATGGAATCAACGCGGCGCTGGCCAGCAACGACAAGGACATCGGCCAGGAAGTCGACCTGGTGCTCACCAAGTACTTCAAGGAAGGCTTGCTGCCGGCCTCGATGAGCCAGGCGATCGACGAACCCTCGGCGCTGCTGCGTTTTCGCGGCGGGATGTTCTTCTCGGGCGATGCCTATGGCAGCGGCGTCGACTCGAAGATGCACCGCGCCTTCGTCGACGCGATCTGGCGCTTCTGA
- a CDS encoding alginate O-acetyltransferase: MGHWIRLAPLALTLFAANAVLAENPPLAPAYQAKPCCNLCPAAHDASRYTSNYQKNFITLVQAQGDWLFRTREDLRTEFDTTPAGYRRLQQLHDAFQSKGIELVLVYQPTRGLVNRDKLNPAQMASFNYQRALTNYQAMLGRFAKMGYHVPDLSPLADEQEEHAFYFRGDQHWTPYGAQRVAKRVAATIKQLPVYQGIPKREFVSEVIGRMGKRGTLHNVAGQLCGTSYAIEYIDQFATEPKDASGSDELFGDTGNPQITLLGTSQSGPDYNFAGFLQEYIGADVFNAAVPGGGLEGAMIEYLGSQEFRDHPPKILIWELSPLYPLDQDSSYRQLFALLDNGCADKPAVLSAKTKLRPGSNEVLVNGSNGLKDVRNGQYQMDIRFADTSVKTLQATLWYLNGRRETLKIEKPKTTETDGRFAFELRADQDWADQTLLSLELQGPPAGSKPLAVEAKVCQRNRFSAPAQHTAQAEP, translated from the coding sequence ATGGGTCACTGGATACGCCTGGCGCCGCTGGCCCTGACTTTGTTCGCCGCCAACGCAGTGCTGGCGGAAAACCCGCCGCTGGCCCCGGCCTACCAGGCCAAGCCCTGCTGCAACCTATGCCCAGCGGCGCACGATGCCAGCCGCTACACCAGCAACTACCAGAAGAACTTCATCACCCTGGTGCAGGCCCAGGGCGACTGGCTGTTCCGCACCCGCGAAGATCTGCGCACCGAGTTCGACACCACCCCGGCCGGCTACCGCCGCTTGCAACAGCTGCACGATGCCTTCCAGAGCAAGGGCATCGAACTGGTGCTGGTCTATCAACCGACCCGCGGCCTGGTCAATCGCGACAAGCTCAACCCGGCACAGATGGCCAGCTTCAACTATCAACGGGCGCTGACCAACTACCAGGCCATGCTCGGCCGCTTCGCGAAGATGGGCTACCACGTGCCGGACCTCTCGCCGCTGGCCGACGAGCAGGAAGAACACGCCTTCTACTTCCGCGGCGATCAGCACTGGACCCCTTACGGCGCGCAGCGCGTGGCCAAGCGCGTGGCCGCGACGATCAAGCAGCTGCCCGTCTACCAGGGCATCCCCAAGCGCGAGTTCGTCAGCGAGGTGATCGGCCGCATGGGCAAGCGCGGCACCCTGCACAACGTCGCCGGCCAGCTGTGCGGCACCAGCTATGCCATCGAATACATAGACCAGTTCGCCACCGAACCGAAGGACGCGAGCGGCAGCGACGAGCTGTTCGGCGATACCGGCAACCCGCAAATCACCCTGCTCGGCACCAGCCAGAGCGGGCCGGACTACAACTTCGCCGGCTTCCTGCAGGAGTACATCGGTGCCGATGTGTTCAACGCCGCCGTCCCCGGTGGCGGCCTGGAAGGCGCGATGATCGAATACCTGGGCAGCCAGGAATTTCGCGACCACCCACCGAAGATCCTGATCTGGGAACTCTCCCCGCTCTATCCCCTCGATCAGGACAGCAGCTACCGCCAGCTGTTCGCCTTGCTCGACAACGGCTGCGCCGACAAGCCAGCCGTGCTATCGGCCAAGACCAAGCTGCGCCCCGGCAGCAACGAGGTGCTGGTCAACGGCAGCAACGGCCTCAAGGACGTGCGCAACGGCCAATACCAGATGGACATCCGCTTCGCCGACACCTCGGTGAAGACCCTGCAGGCCACCCTCTGGTACCTCAACGGCCGGCGCGAGACGTTGAAGATCGAGAAGCCGAAAACCACCGAAACCGACGGCCGCTTCGCCTTCGAACTGCGCGCGGACCAGGACTGGGCCGACCAGACCCTGCTCTCCCTCGAGTTGCAAGGCCCGCCAGCGGGCAGCAAGCCGCTCGCGGTCGAGGCCAAGGTGTGTCAGCGCAACCGCTTCTCCGCCCCGGCGCAGCACACCGCCCAGGCCGAGCCATGA
- the algK gene encoding alginate biosynthesis TPR repeat lipoprotein AlgK: MVNRAAQPLFLLFATLGLASCAGLPDQRLAQEAMARGDTAVAEQNYQQLADMGYTEAQVGMADIYVESGDPAQLRKAEATYRLAASDSPRAAARLGRLLASKPGASDAELHEAETLLKQAMAAGEQSTLMPLALLYLQHPQSFPQVNAQQQISQWLAAGQPQAELAQILLYRSQGTYEQHLADVERICTAALATQDVCYVELATVYQKRGQTEQQQALVTQLQSAYQSGAVPPQRVDAVAQVLADPDLGAPDFPTAKALLESIAPSYPAAWVSLAQLIYDAPDQGSVDELLGYLQKGRDAAQPRAELLLGRLYYEGKLIPPDPYKAEQHLLKAAPSEPSANYYLGQIYRRGYLGQVYPDKALDYLLSAARSGQNSADYALAQLFTQGRGIQPDPVNAYVFSQLAVQGGKPEASALAAQVEQQLTPAQRDQAQQRLHAERQFRGDSTMLPAAGTNVLHIEPSVSSTVDLRP, translated from the coding sequence GTGGTTAATCGCGCCGCGCAACCTTTATTCCTCCTCTTCGCCACGCTGGGCCTGGCCAGTTGCGCTGGCCTGCCCGACCAGCGCCTGGCTCAGGAAGCCATGGCGCGCGGCGACACCGCCGTTGCCGAGCAGAACTACCAGCAGCTTGCCGACATGGGCTACACCGAAGCGCAGGTCGGCATGGCCGATATCTATGTGGAAAGCGGCGACCCCGCGCAGCTGCGCAAGGCCGAGGCGACCTACCGCCTGGCCGCCAGCGACTCGCCGCGCGCCGCCGCGCGCCTCGGGCGGCTGCTGGCCAGCAAGCCGGGGGCCAGCGATGCCGAGCTGCACGAAGCCGAAACCCTGCTCAAGCAAGCCATGGCCGCTGGCGAGCAGAGCACCCTGATGCCGCTGGCGCTGCTCTATTTGCAACATCCGCAGAGCTTTCCGCAGGTGAACGCGCAGCAGCAGATCAGCCAATGGCTCGCCGCCGGCCAGCCGCAGGCAGAGCTCGCGCAAATCCTCCTGTATCGCAGCCAGGGTACCTACGAGCAGCATCTGGCCGACGTCGAACGGATCTGCACAGCGGCGCTGGCGACTCAGGATGTCTGCTACGTCGAGCTGGCCACGGTGTACCAGAAGCGCGGTCAAACCGAGCAGCAACAAGCTCTGGTCACGCAGCTGCAAAGCGCCTATCAGAGCGGCGCGGTGCCCCCGCAACGGGTCGACGCGGTCGCCCAGGTGCTGGCCGATCCAGACCTCGGCGCGCCCGACTTCCCCACCGCCAAGGCGTTGCTGGAAAGCATCGCGCCGAGCTACCCGGCGGCCTGGGTGAGCCTCGCCCAGTTGATCTACGACGCACCCGACCAGGGTAGTGTCGACGAGCTGCTCGGCTACCTGCAGAAGGGTCGCGATGCCGCCCAACCGCGCGCCGAGCTGCTCCTCGGCCGGCTGTATTACGAAGGCAAGTTGATCCCGCCGGACCCATACAAGGCCGAACAGCATCTGCTCAAGGCGGCGCCCAGCGAGCCGAGTGCCAACTACTACCTTGGGCAGATCTACCGCCGCGGCTATCTCGGCCAGGTCTACCCGGACAAGGCCCTCGACTACCTGCTCAGCGCCGCCCGCAGCGGCCAGAACAGCGCCGATTACGCCCTCGCCCAATTGTTCACCCAAGGTCGCGGTATCCAGCCCGACCCGGTCAACGCCTATGTGTTCAGCCAACTCGCCGTGCAGGGTGGAAAACCCGAGGCATCGGCGCTCGCCGCGCAGGTCGAACAACAACTGACACCCGCCCAGCGTGACCAAGCGCAACAACGTTTGCACGCCGAGCGGCAGTTCCGGGGTGATAGCACTATGCTGCCTGCTGCTGGCACTAACGTTCTGCATATCGAGCCGTCCGTCAGCAGCACCGTCGACCTTCGCCCATAA
- the alg8 gene encoding mannuronan synthase, whose protein sequence is MERFTQGFIESAGWLLYLSVLMGIALAVPQTLFDPQSKQFLLLIGAVGIWRYSMGAAHFLRGVLFLYVVYPHYRRKVRKLGKAADPSHVFLMVTSFRIDALTTAMVYRSVIEEAIACHYPTTVICSIVELSDELLIKSLWAKYDPPARVRLKFVRIPGTGKRDGLANGFRAISRLLPDERAAAVVIDGDSVLEPGIVRKTVPYFQLFPNVGGLTTNEFCEVRGSYIMSEWHKLRFAQRHLNMCSMALSKRVLTMTGRMSMFRASVVTNPEFIADVESDHLEHWRLGRFRFLTGDDKSSWFSLMRLGYDTFYVPDAAINTVEHPPEKSFFKASRKLMFRWYGNTLRQNSRAMKLGPRRLGWFSTLVLFDQRVSMWTCLLGLTVAIIASLKYSIVYLLIYLLWIGTTRLVLTLLLTVTGHPIGPAYPLILYYNQIVGALVKVYVFFRLDQQSWTRQNTRLNRDLASFQRWFNTWSSRSMTFSAASLFIATLLLVV, encoded by the coding sequence ATGGAGAGATTCACGCAAGGGTTTATCGAAAGCGCTGGCTGGCTGCTCTACCTCAGCGTGCTGATGGGCATTGCCCTGGCGGTGCCGCAGACCCTGTTCGACCCACAGTCCAAACAGTTCTTACTGCTGATCGGCGCGGTCGGCATCTGGCGCTACTCCATGGGCGCCGCCCATTTCCTGCGCGGCGTGTTGTTCCTCTACGTCGTCTACCCGCACTACCGCCGCAAGGTCAGAAAACTCGGCAAGGCGGCGGACCCTTCTCATGTGTTTTTGATGGTTACCAGTTTTCGCATCGACGCGCTGACCACCGCTATGGTGTATCGCTCGGTGATTGAGGAAGCCATCGCCTGCCATTACCCCACCACCGTGATCTGCTCGATCGTCGAGTTGTCCGATGAGTTGTTGATCAAAAGCCTGTGGGCCAAATACGACCCACCGGCGCGGGTCCGGCTGAAGTTCGTGCGGATTCCCGGTACCGGCAAGCGCGATGGCCTGGCCAATGGTTTCCGCGCCATCTCCCGTCTGCTGCCCGATGAACGAGCGGCGGCCGTGGTGATCGACGGCGACAGCGTGCTGGAGCCGGGCATCGTACGCAAAACCGTGCCGTATTTTCAGCTCTTCCCGAATGTCGGCGGGCTGACCACCAACGAGTTCTGCGAGGTGCGCGGCAGCTACATCATGAGCGAGTGGCACAAGCTGCGGTTCGCCCAGCGCCATTTGAACATGTGCTCGATGGCGCTCTCCAAGCGCGTGCTGACCATGACTGGGCGCATGTCGATGTTCCGCGCCAGCGTGGTGACCAACCCGGAGTTCATCGCCGACGTCGAGAGCGACCACCTCGAACACTGGCGCTTGGGGCGTTTCCGTTTCCTTACCGGCGACGACAAGTCCAGCTGGTTCAGCCTGATGCGCCTGGGCTACGACACCTTCTACGTGCCGGATGCGGCGATCAACACGGTCGAGCATCCGCCGGAAAAGAGCTTCTTCAAGGCCAGTCGCAAGCTGATGTTCCGCTGGTACGGCAACACCCTGCGGCAGAACTCGCGGGCCATGAAGCTTGGCCCACGGCGCCTCGGCTGGTTCAGCACCCTCGTCCTGTTCGACCAGCGCGTGTCGATGTGGACCTGCCTGCTCGGCCTGACCGTGGCGATCATCGCCAGCCTCAAATACAGCATCGTCTACCTGCTCATCTATCTGTTGTGGATCGGCACCACCCGGCTGGTCCTCACCCTGTTACTAACCGTCACCGGCCATCCCATCGGCCCGGCTTATCCACTGATTCTTTATTACAACCAGATCGTTGGCGCGCTGGTGAAGGTGTACGTGTTCTTCCGCCTCGATCAACAGTCATGGACCCGGCAAAACACCCGGCTCAACCGCGATCTGGCCAGTTTCCAGCGCTGGTTCAACACCTGGTCGTCGCGTTCCATGACCTTCTCTGCCGCCAGTTTGTTCATCGCCACGCTGCTGCTCGTGGTCTGA
- a CDS encoding nucleotide sugar dehydrogenase, producing MRLSIFGLGYVGAVCAGCLSSRGHEVIGVDISATKIDLINNGKSPIVEPGLEELLQQGIRAGLLRGTTDVAEAIRDSELSMLCVGTPSKKNGDLALHFIESVCAQIGVALREKSAWHGVVVRSTVLPGTVKNFIIPILEECSGKKAGVDFGVAVNPEFLRESTAIKDYNFPPMTVIGELDSRSGDLLQDLYQELDAPIVRKSIEVAEMIKYTCNVWHATKVTFANEIGNIAKAVGVDGREVMDVVCQDHKLNLSKYYMRPGFAFGGSCLPKDVRALNYRASQLDVETPLIASLMHSNDAQVLHAFDIITSYDKRKVALLGLSFKAGTDDLRESPLVELAEMLIGKGFDLRIYDHNVEYARVNGANKDYIESKIPHVSSLLDSDLQRVIEHAEIIVLGNGDERFRSVAEQVPDGKQVVDLVGFMAHASEGNREGICW from the coding sequence ATGCGGCTTAGTATTTTTGGCCTTGGTTATGTCGGCGCGGTATGCGCAGGCTGTCTCTCTTCGCGTGGTCATGAAGTTATTGGCGTGGATATATCCGCGACCAAGATCGACCTGATCAATAACGGCAAGTCGCCGATCGTCGAACCGGGACTCGAAGAGCTCCTCCAGCAAGGTATTCGGGCCGGCCTGCTGCGCGGCACCACCGACGTCGCCGAGGCGATCCGCGATAGCGAACTGTCGATGCTCTGCGTCGGCACGCCGAGCAAGAAGAACGGCGACTTGGCGCTGCATTTCATTGAGTCGGTGTGCGCGCAAATCGGTGTCGCCCTGCGCGAAAAGTCCGCCTGGCATGGCGTGGTGGTGCGCAGCACGGTGCTGCCGGGGACGGTGAAGAACTTCATCATCCCGATCCTGGAAGAATGCTCCGGAAAGAAGGCCGGAGTGGACTTTGGCGTCGCGGTCAACCCGGAGTTCCTCCGCGAGAGCACCGCGATCAAGGACTACAACTTCCCGCCGATGACCGTCATCGGCGAGCTGGACAGCCGCTCCGGCGACTTGTTGCAGGACCTCTACCAAGAGCTCGACGCCCCCATCGTGCGCAAGAGCATCGAGGTGGCGGAAATGATCAAGTACACCTGCAACGTCTGGCACGCCACCAAGGTGACCTTCGCCAACGAGATCGGCAACATCGCCAAGGCGGTCGGCGTCGATGGTCGCGAAGTGATGGACGTGGTCTGCCAGGACCACAAGCTCAACCTTTCCAAGTACTACATGCGCCCCGGCTTCGCCTTCGGCGGCTCATGCTTGCCCAAGGACGTGCGCGCCCTCAACTACCGAGCCAGCCAGCTGGATGTCGAAACTCCGCTGATCGCCTCGCTGATGCACAGCAATGACGCGCAAGTGCTGCATGCCTTCGACATCATCACCAGCTATGACAAACGCAAAGTCGCCCTGCTCGGCCTGAGCTTCAAGGCCGGCACCGACGACCTGCGCGAAAGCCCGCTGGTGGAGCTGGCCGAGATGCTCATCGGCAAGGGCTTCGACCTGCGTATCTACGATCACAACGTCGAATACGCACGGGTCAACGGCGCCAACAAGGACTACATCGAATCGAAGATCCCCCACGTGTCGTCGCTGCTCGACAGCGATCTGCAGCGGGTCATCGAACACGCCGAGATCATCGTCCTGGGCAATGGCGACGAACGTTTCCGGAGCGTCGCCGAGCAGGTCCCGGACGGCAAGCAAGTCGTCGACCTGGTCGGTTTCATGGCGCACGCCAGCGAGGGCAACCGCGAAGGCATCTGTTGGTAA
- a CDS encoding mannuronate-specific alginate lyase → MRAQRLLLSLLTCTLFATGTVQAAGLVPPPGYYAAIEQDKKAEPQACALATPTPYTDALVFRSKYEGSGQARATLNREAEKDFREKTKAINELERGVNKQVMRYMQDSHPQSLQCTLQWLTAWAQANALLSTDYNHTGKSMRKWALGSLSSAWLRLKFSESQPLTPYAPQSQQIEAWFAEVAEQTVKDWSDLPLQQINNHSYWAAWSVMATAVVTDRRDLFDWSVQQFQVAAGQVDSDGFLPNELKRQKRALDYHNYALPPLAMIAAFAQANGVDLRDDHDQALRRVAERVMQGIADPQAFVTKVGKSQKIPDLDEAGKFAWLEPYCTLYRCSAETLKWKQSMQPLKNFRLGGDLTQLFEPKAEEKEKKG, encoded by the coding sequence ATGCGTGCCCAACGCCTGCTGCTCAGCCTCCTGACTTGCACCCTGTTCGCTACCGGCACGGTGCAAGCCGCCGGGCTGGTGCCGCCGCCCGGCTATTACGCCGCGATCGAGCAGGACAAAAAAGCCGAGCCCCAGGCCTGTGCGCTGGCGACGCCGACGCCCTATACCGACGCCCTGGTGTTCCGCAGCAAGTACGAAGGCTCGGGCCAGGCGCGCGCCACCCTCAACCGCGAAGCCGAAAAGGACTTTCGCGAGAAGACCAAAGCCATCAACGAACTCGAGCGCGGGGTCAACAAGCAGGTGATGCGCTACATGCAGGACAGTCACCCGCAAAGCCTGCAATGCACCCTGCAATGGCTTACGGCCTGGGCGCAGGCCAACGCGCTGCTGTCCACCGACTACAACCACACCGGCAAATCGATGCGCAAATGGGCGTTGGGCAGTCTCTCGTCGGCCTGGCTGCGCCTCAAGTTCAGCGAATCGCAACCGCTTACGCCGTACGCGCCGCAGAGCCAGCAGATCGAAGCCTGGTTCGCCGAAGTGGCCGAACAGACGGTCAAGGACTGGAGCGACCTGCCGCTCCAGCAGATCAACAACCACTCCTACTGGGCCGCCTGGTCGGTGATGGCCACAGCGGTGGTGACTGACCGCCGCGATCTGTTCGATTGGTCGGTGCAGCAATTCCAGGTAGCCGCCGGCCAGGTCGACAGCGACGGCTTTCTGCCCAACGAATTGAAGCGCCAGAAACGCGCGCTCGACTACCACAACTATGCCCTGCCGCCGCTGGCGATGATCGCCGCGTTCGCCCAAGCCAACGGCGTGGACCTGCGCGACGACCACGACCAAGCGCTGCGCCGCGTGGCCGAGCGGGTCATGCAGGGCATTGCCGATCCGCAAGCCTTCGTCACCAAAGTCGGCAAGAGCCAGAAAATTCCCGACCTCGACGAAGCCGGCAAATTCGCCTGGCTGGAGCCGTACTGCACGCTGTACCGCTGCAGTGCCGAGACGTTGAAGTGGAAGCAGTCGATGCAACCGCTGAAAAACTTTCGCCTCGGTGGCGACCTCACCCAGCTGTTCGAGCCCAAGGCGGAGGAGAAGGAAAAGAAAGGCTGA
- the algG gene encoding mannuronan 5-epimerase AlgG, with protein sequence MTLLAALLLLGSTAALARPPDAALVPSTTQELREAKTYTVTSAPIEPLHLAKPKLPDLSGYSAAAVQAKIQRSKPGRITLRRMLRQDALKEFVGGNNRLAEWVRRQRGMPQAIFIEGGYVNLAELAQNLSKQYFSQTAKGVYLARLPIVVAQGATLHIDRQTLRLSQERGAFLVNDGKLFIEGSQIIGWREAANAAASFRTAKEFRPFLLSWGGTETYIVNSTVTSLGYDESKSYGLNISQYSPDMRKRMGRAAPRGWLIDSEFVDLWYGFYCYEAQDIVVKGNTYRDSLIYGIDPHDRSQRLIIAGNTVHGTKKKHGIIVSREVNDSWIFNNKSYDNQLSGIVLDRNSSNNLVAYNEVYQNRADGITLYESSNNLLWGNRVVDNARHGIRLRNSVNIRLYENLAAGNGLSGIYGHTKDLSDTDRDIALDPFDTKVSMIVVGGKLAGNGSSPLAIDSPLSVELYRVDMLMPSKTSGISLSGILGERQEEILDLLVRQQKAVLIDPVESQAELQQ encoded by the coding sequence GTGACTCTGCTCGCCGCCTTGCTGCTGCTCGGCAGCACCGCCGCTCTGGCCAGGCCGCCGGACGCGGCGCTGGTCCCCAGCACGACCCAAGAACTGCGCGAAGCCAAGACCTATACCGTTACCAGTGCACCGATCGAACCCTTGCACCTGGCCAAGCCCAAGCTGCCCGATCTGTCCGGCTACAGCGCCGCGGCGGTGCAGGCCAAGATCCAGCGCAGCAAGCCCGGCCGGATAACGCTGCGGCGCATGCTGAGGCAGGACGCGTTGAAGGAGTTCGTCGGCGGCAACAACCGCCTGGCCGAATGGGTCAGGCGCCAGCGCGGCATGCCGCAGGCAATCTTCATCGAGGGCGGTTACGTCAACCTCGCCGAGCTGGCGCAGAATTTGTCCAAGCAGTACTTCAGCCAGACCGCCAAGGGTGTGTATCTGGCGCGCCTGCCGATCGTGGTGGCGCAGGGCGCGACCCTGCATATCGACCGCCAGACCCTGCGCCTGTCGCAGGAGCGCGGCGCCTTCCTGGTCAATGACGGCAAGCTGTTCATCGAAGGCAGCCAGATCATCGGCTGGCGCGAGGCGGCCAACGCCGCGGCGAGCTTCCGCACGGCCAAGGAATTCCGTCCGTTCCTGCTGTCCTGGGGTGGCACCGAGACCTACATCGTCAACAGCACGGTGACCAGCCTTGGCTACGACGAGAGCAAGTCCTACGGCCTGAATATCTCGCAGTACTCGCCGGACATGCGCAAGCGCATGGGCCGCGCCGCGCCACGCGGCTGGCTGATCGACTCGGAGTTCGTCGACCTGTGGTACGGCTTCTATTGCTACGAAGCGCAGGACATCGTGGTCAAGGGCAACACCTACCGCGACAGCCTGATCTACGGCATCGACCCGCACGACCGTTCGCAGCGCCTGATCATCGCCGGCAACACCGTGCACGGCACCAAGAAAAAGCACGGCATCATCGTCTCCCGCGAGGTCAACGACAGCTGGATCTTCAACAACAAGAGCTACGACAACCAGCTCTCCGGCATCGTTCTCGACCGCAACAGCAGCAACAACCTGGTGGCCTACAACGAGGTGTACCAGAACCGTGCCGACGGCATCACCCTCTACGAAAGCTCGAACAACCTGCTGTGGGGCAATCGCGTCGTCGACAACGCGCGACACGGCATCCGCCTGCGCAACAGCGTGAACATCCGCCTGTACGAGAACCTCGCCGCCGGCAATGGGCTGAGCGGCATCTACGGGCACACCAAGGACCTCTCCGACACCGACCGCGACATCGCTCTCGACCCCTTCGACACCAAGGTGTCGATGATCGTGGTCGGCGGCAAGCTCGCCGGCAACGGCTCAAGCCCCTTGGCCATCGACTCGCCGCTGAGCGTCGAGCTGTATCGGGTCGACATGCTGATGCCGAGCAAGACCTCGGGCATCAGCCTCAGCGGCATCCTCGGCGAGCGCCAGGAAGAAATTCTCGACCTGCTGGTACGCCAGCAGAAAGCCGTGCTGATCGACCCGGTGGAAAGCCAGGCCGAACTCCAGCAGTGA
- a CDS encoding PilZ domain-containing protein — translation MNTAVNVDVVHESEIQRQHARVRLPTRIRFAGKHKQASEYTLQELSAGGFSYEAGKAPVSAGDYHQGKLLFAIDNLDLSMPVEFQVRSVNAANGRVGCQFHNLKPRDIVTLRHLITAHLSGELVSVGELLSTLQRDNFSRPRKEKAASLGFFGRLRAMLISLGVLAVGLAAFVFISKSLYDLYFVTHAQAALVSVPSVQVNMPREGTVQSLIGADGLVTKGAPIGTFSTSMLEMLKGHLNDSDLKPAKIEELFGKQMKGTLTSPCDCTLVRQLVADGQYASRGEVIFELAPRGSQASIQARFPYTKFNEVGPGTRVSFVVAGEHESHSGKIVSSNLDLDRNNDLAGEIHVQILPDEPLDNALAGRPVEVSAGSGPSFNWLIEKAKAMELFGGSPRG, via the coding sequence ATGAATACTGCCGTGAACGTTGACGTTGTGCATGAATCGGAAATCCAGCGCCAGCACGCTCGCGTACGACTTCCTACCAGGATCCGTTTCGCCGGCAAGCACAAGCAGGCGAGCGAATACACCTTGCAGGAGCTATCGGCCGGCGGCTTCAGCTATGAGGCAGGCAAAGCGCCGGTTTCCGCTGGCGACTACCACCAGGGCAAACTGCTGTTCGCCATCGACAACCTGGACCTGAGCATGCCGGTGGAGTTTCAGGTGCGCTCGGTGAATGCCGCCAACGGTCGGGTCGGCTGCCAGTTCCATAACCTCAAGCCGCGCGACATCGTCACCTTGCGGCATCTGATTACTGCGCACCTGTCCGGTGAGCTGGTCAGCGTCGGCGAACTGCTCAGTACCTTGCAACGCGACAACTTCAGCCGCCCGCGCAAGGAAAAAGCCGCCAGCCTGGGCTTTTTCGGTCGCCTGCGCGCGATGCTGATCAGCCTCGGCGTGCTGGCGGTCGGGCTGGCCGCATTCGTGTTCATCAGCAAGTCGCTGTATGACCTGTATTTCGTCACCCACGCCCAGGCCGCGCTGGTCAGCGTTCCCAGTGTGCAAGTCAACATGCCGCGCGAGGGCACCGTGCAGAGCCTGATCGGCGCAGACGGCTTGGTCACCAAGGGCGCACCGATCGGCACCTTCAGCACCTCGATGCTGGAAATGCTCAAGGGTCACCTGAACGACAGCGACCTCAAGCCGGCGAAGATCGAGGAGCTGTTCGGCAAGCAGATGAAGGGCACCCTGACCAGCCCCTGCGACTGCACCCTGGTGCGCCAACTGGTGGCCGACGGTCAATACGCGAGCCGGGGCGAGGTGATCTTCGAGCTCGCCCCGCGTGGCAGTCAGGCAAGCATTCAGGCGCGCTTTCCCTACACCAAGTTCAACGAAGTGGGACCGGGCACGCGGGTCAGCTTCGTGGTCGCCGGAGAGCATGAATCGCACAGTGGCAAAATCGTCAGCAGCAACCTCGACCTGGATAGGAACAACGATCTGGCCGGTGAAATTCACGTGCAGATCCTCCCCGATGAGCCGCTCGACAATGCCTTGGCCGGGCGCCCGGTGGAGGTCAGCGCGGGCAGTGGCCCCTCATTTAACTGGCTGATTGAGAAAGCCAAGGCCATGGAGCTTTTCGGAGGATCGCCTCGTGGTTAA